In a genomic window of Gossypium arboreum isolate Shixiya-1 chromosome 9, ASM2569848v2, whole genome shotgun sequence:
- the LOC108456856 gene encoding ARF guanine-nucleotide exchange factor GNL1-like isoform X2, translated as MGDLITQSRKNGFNGELVSPCKGAFACMINSEIGAVLAVMRRNVRWGVRYVSDDEQLEHSLIRSLKELRKQIFSWQHQWKNVDPVVYLLPFLDVIKSDETGAPITGVALSSIYKILTLDVLDLDTVNVEEAMHLIVDAVTSCRFEVTDPASEEVVLMKILQVLLACMKSKAAPRLSNKHVCMIANTCFRIVHQASSKGELLQRIARHTMHELIRCIFSHLPKIGSTEHEMSNGWSLSASGVVGTQNRNHVVGSTMVENGNVGIICDGPSSLSNASSPPMVKSGPETESSNFGESDGTEEDAQRAEVLMSAPFGIPCMVEIFQFLCSLLNVIENIGIGPKSNPVAYDEDVPLFALGLINSAIELGGPSFGKHPKLLAIIRDDLFRNLMQFGLSMSPLILSTVCSIVLNLYYHLRWELKVQLEAFFTYVLLKLVQSKHGSSYQQQEVAMEALVDLCRQQTFVAEMYANYDCDISCSNVFEDIANMLSKSAFPVNGPLSAMHILALDGLVSTVKGMTERNGYELPIPNESSTDHEGYEAFWTSKCQNYSDPSSWIPFVRKMKHFKRKLAIGADHFNRDPKKGLEFLQGIQLLPEKLDPESVASFFRYTVGLDKNLIGDFLGNHDEFCVQVLHEFVKTFNFKDMNLDSALRVFLGTFKLPGESQKIQRVLEAFSERYYEQSPHILCNKDAALVLSYSLILLNTDQHNVQVKKKMTEEDFIRNNRLINGGKDLPREYLSELFHSICENEIQMIPDQGAGVPVMTSSRWINVVNKSKGSTPFIACDSRALLDHDMFTILSGPTIAALSVVFDQVEQEDVLEMCIDGFLAIAKLSAHYHFGDVLDDLVVSLCKFTNLSTPLSIEEAIVSFGDDSRARMATKTVFTIANSYGDCIHSGWTNILDCVLSLHKLNLLPARLASDTADETESSSDHERGKPATSSLRRLKTAPAAIPRKSSSLIGRFSQFLSFDIEEPTLYPTEEELAAQRHLREIVQECHVDNIFMESKFLQAESLLQLIEAIILAASRFSKGTGVMEDEDTAVFCLELLIVITLNNRDRILIIWQKVYKHISDIVQQKAVPCALVEKAVFGLLKICQRLLPYKENITDELLKSMQLILKLDARVADEYCEPITQEVMHLVKANATHIRSHLGWRTIISLLYITARHPEASEFGFEALAFIMSEGAHLLPSNYVLCVDAAREFAESRVAEVDRSISALDMMAGSVVCLVRWSYETKNAVEEEAAMKVSRDIGEMWLRLVQGLRAVCLDQREEVRNHAILMLQSSLGGVDGIQIPNAMWFQCFDHVIFTLMDDLLEIAQESSPKEYRKMEGTLVLATKLLSKAFLQSLQDLSQQPSFCKLWLGVLDRMERYMKVKFRGKRSEKIHELVPELLKNTLLVMKTTGILVPSDDLGGESFWQLTWLHVKNIVPSLQSEVFSEQELEQLQGKHLKKTGIPSTDGAVLVPSNETAA; from the exons ATGGGGGATCTTATTACACAATCTCGAAAAAATGGATTTAATGGAGAACTTGTCAGTCCCTGTAAAGGTGCTTTCGCTTGTATGATTAATTCTGAAATTGGGGCTGTACTGGCTGTTATGAGGAGAAATGTTCGGTGGGGAGTCCGCTATGTTTCAGATGATGAACAGCTTGAGCACTCTCTTATCCGTTCCTTGAAAGAATTGCGGAAACAAATTTTTTCGTGGCAACATCAGTGGAAAAATGTTGACCCGGTTGTTTATCTCCTGCCATTTTTGGATGTAATTAAATCTGATGAAACTGGTGCGCCAATAACTGGTGTTGCCTTGTCTTCCATTTATAAGATCTTGACCCTTGATGTACTTGATTTGGATACTGTAAACGTGGAAGAAGCTATGCATCTTATTGTTGATGCAGTGACGAGTTGCCGATTTGAAGTAACTGATCCAGCGTCCGAAGAAGTGGTACTAATGAAGATACTTCAGGTTCTTTTAGCTTGCATGAAAAGTAAAGCAGCACCTAGGTTGAGTAATAAGCATGTATGCATGATAGCAAATACATGCTTTCGGATTGTTCATCAAGCAAGCTCCAAAGGTGAACTGTTGCAGCGGATAGCTCGGCATACAATGCATGAACTAATTAGGTGTATTTTCTCTCATCTTCCTAAGATTGGCAGCACTGAACATGAGATGTCTAACGGATGGTCGTTATCTGCTTCAGGAGTG GTGGGTACACAGAACAGGAACCATGTGGTTGGAAGTacaatggtagaaaatggaaatgtGGGTATCATTTGTGATGGTCCATCCTCCCTTAGCAATGCTTCTAGTCCTCCAATGGTGAAGTCTGGTCCTGAAACTGAGTCAAGCAACTTTGGGGAAAGTGATGGTACAGAGGAGGATGCCCAACGTGCTGAAGTATTGATGTCAGCACCATTTGGGATACCATGCATGGTGGAGATATTTCAATTTTTGTGCTCTCTGTTAAATGTCATTGAAAATATAGGTATTGGCCCTAAATCGAATCCTGTAGCATATGATGAAGATGTTCCGCTCTTTGCCCTGGGTTTAATTAATTCAGCAATAGAATTGGGTGGGCCATCATTCGGTAAGCATCCCAAGTTATTGGCTATAATTCGGGACGACTTGTTTCGTAATCTGATGCAATTTGGCTTATCCATGAGCCCTCTTATTCTTTCTACCGTATGTAGCATCGTTCTCAACCTGTATTATCATTTGCGCTGGGAACTAAAAGTGCAGCTTGAAGCTTTCTTTACATATGTGCTTTTGAAGCTTGTTCAAAGCAAACATGGGTCTTCATACCAACAGCAGGAGGTTGCTATGGAAGCTTTGGTCGACCTTTGCAGGCAGCAGACCTTTGTGGCTGAGATGTATGCTAATTATGATTGTGACATATCCTGCAGTAATGTTTTTGAAGACATTGCCAACATGTTGTCAAAGAGCGCATTTCCCGTGAATGGACCTTTGTCTGCAATGCATATCCTTGCTCTGGATGGTTTGGTATCTACGGTAAAGGGTATGACTGAGAGAAACGGCTATGAATTGCCTATTCCGAATGAGTCATCGACAGATCATGAGGGATATGAAGCTTTCTGGACATCAAAATGTCAGAATTACAGTGACCCTAGTTCTTGGATTCCTTTTGTCCGTAAAATGAAGCACTTCAAGAGAAAGTTGGCAATTGGAGCTGACCATTTTAATCGAGATCCCAAGAAAGGTCTGGAATTTCTCCAAGGAATCCAGCTATTACCAGAGAAGCTTGACCCAGAAAGTGTAGCATCATTCTTTAGGTACACAGTTGGGTTAGATAAGAATCTTATCGGAGATTTTCTGGGAAaccatgatgaattttgtgttcaGGTGCTTCATGAATTTGTCAAGACCTTCAATTTTAAAGACATGAATCTGGATTCAGCGTTACGGGTTTTCTTGGGAACTTTCAAATTGCCCGGAGAATCACAGAAGATACAGAGAGTGTTAGAGGCTTTTTCTGAAAGATATTATGAGCAATCGCCACATATATTGTGTAACAAAGATGCTGCCCTTGTGTTGTCATATTCACTTATATTGCTCAATACAGATCAACACAATGTACAGGTTAAGAAAAAGATGACTGAAGAAGATTTTATCCGTAACAATCGACTCATCAATGGGGGGAAAGATCTTCCTCGAGAGTACTTGTCTGAGCTTTTCCACTCAATCTGTGAGAACGAAATTCAAATGATCCCAGACCAAGGTGCTGGTGTCCCAGTAATGACATCAAGCCGCTGGATTAATGTGGTGAACAAATCCAAAGGAAGCACCCCTTTTATTGCCTGCGATTCCAGAGCACTCCTTGACCATGATATGTTTACTATTCTTTCCGGTCCGACAATTGCAGCTTTGTCCGTGGTTTTCGATCAAGTGGAACAAGAAGATGTCTTAGAAATGTGCATTGATGGATTCTTGGCCATTGCCAAACTTTCAGCGCACTATCATTTTGGTGATGTATTGGATGATTTGGTTGTGTCTCTTTGTAAATTTACGAACCTCTCAACTCCATTGTCTATTGAAGAGGCCATTGTTTCCTTCGGAGATGATTCACGAGCTAGGATGGCAACCAAAACAGTTTTCACAATAGCAAATAGTTATGGTGATTGCATCCACAGTGGCTGGACGAACATATTGGATTGTGTCTTAAGCTTGCACAAGCTCAACCTCCTGCCTGCCCGTCTAGCTAGTGACACAGCTGATGAAACCGAGTCCTCGTCTGACCACGAGCGGGGTAAGCCTGCTACTAGTTCTTTACGAAGATTGAAGACAGCACCTGCGGCCATTCCCCGGAAATCTTCAAGCCTGATTGGTCGGTTCAGTCAATTCCTATCCTTTGATATTGAGGAGCCGACATTGTACCCAACCGAGGAAGAGCTCGCTGCTCAACGGCACCTTCGTGAGATAGTGCAGGAATGCCACGTCGATAATATATTCATGGAGAGCAAGTTTCTCCAAGCAGAGTCTTTATTGCAGCTCATCGAGGCCATTATCTTGGCTGCAAGTCGTTTCAGCAAGGGAACTGGGGTCATGGAAGATGAAGACACTGCTGTGTTCTGCCTGGAGTTGCTGATAGTTATCACACTAAATAACCGGGATAGAATTTTGATAATCTGGCAAAAGGTATACAAGCACATATCAGATATTGTCCAGCAGAAGGCAGTACCATGTGCGCTAGTTGAAAAAGCTGTGTTTGGGCTCCTTAAGATATGCCAGCGCTTGCTTCCTTACAAGGAAAATATAACCGACGAACTTCTAAAGTCCATGCAACTAATATTGAAACTTGATGCTCGGGTTGCTGATGAGTATTGTGAACCTATCACACAAGAAGTCATGCATCTCGTGAAAGCAAACGCCACTCACATCAGATCCCATTTGGGTTGGCGCACAATCATTTCCTTGCTATATATCACCGCTCGACATCCAGAAGCATCTGAGTTTGGATTTGAAGCACTAGCATTCATCATGTCTGAGGGGGCACACCTTTTGCCATCTAATTATGTTCTTTGTGTGGACGCAGCGAGGGAGTTTGCCGAGTCTCGGGTTGCAGAGGTTGATAGGTCGATTTCTGCCCTAGACATGATGGCGGGTTCAGTTGTTTGTCTTGTAAGATGGTCTTATGAAACCAAGAATGCTGTGGAGGAAGAGGCTGCTATGAAAGTGAGTCGGGATATTGGAGAGATGTGGCTGAGGTTGGTGCAAGGACTAAGGGCAGTCTGTTTGGACCAGAGGGAAGAGGTGCGGAACCATGCCATTTTAATGTTGCAGAGTTCTTTAGGAGGGGTAGATGGAATTCAGATTCCAAATGCTATGTGGTTCCAGTGTTTTGATCATGTGATTTTTACGTTAATGGATGATTTGCTAGAAATTGCACAGGAGAGCTCCCCAAAAGAATACCGGAAAATGGAGGGTACCCTTGTCTTAGCTACAAAATTACTGTCAAAAGCTTTCTTACAGTCACTGCAGGATTTGTCACAGCAACCATCCTTCTGCAAACTATGGCTTGGGGTTCTTGATCGTATGGAGAGATACATGAAAGTCAAGTTCCGAGGAAAACGTAGCGAAAAAATTCATGAATTAGTCCCTGAGCTTCTCAAGAACACACTGCTGGTGATGAAAACAACGGGTATTCTTGTGCCGAGTGATGATCTGGGTGGAGAGAGTTTTTGGCAACTGACATGGCTGCATGTGAAGAACATTGTCCCATCTTTGCAATCCGAAGTGTTCTCGGAACAAGAACTGGAGCAGTTACAAGGAAAACATCTAAAGAAAACTGGAATTCCTTCGACTGATGGGGCAGTGCTGGTTCCATCAAATGAAACAGCAGCTTGA
- the LOC108456856 gene encoding ARF guanine-nucleotide exchange factor GNL1-like isoform X1: MGDLITQSRKNGFNGELVSPCKGAFACMINSEIGAVLAVMRRNVRWGVRYVSDDEQLEHSLIRSLKELRKQIFSWQHQWKNVDPVVYLLPFLDVIKSDETGAPITGVALSSIYKILTLDVLDLDTVNVEEAMHLIVDAVTSCRFEVTDPASEEVVLMKILQVLLACMKSKAAPRLSNKHVCMIANTCFRIVHQASSKGELLQRIARHTMHELIRCIFSHLPKIGSTEHEMSNGWSLSASGVQVGTQNRNHVVGSTMVENGNVGIICDGPSSLSNASSPPMVKSGPETESSNFGESDGTEEDAQRAEVLMSAPFGIPCMVEIFQFLCSLLNVIENIGIGPKSNPVAYDEDVPLFALGLINSAIELGGPSFGKHPKLLAIIRDDLFRNLMQFGLSMSPLILSTVCSIVLNLYYHLRWELKVQLEAFFTYVLLKLVQSKHGSSYQQQEVAMEALVDLCRQQTFVAEMYANYDCDISCSNVFEDIANMLSKSAFPVNGPLSAMHILALDGLVSTVKGMTERNGYELPIPNESSTDHEGYEAFWTSKCQNYSDPSSWIPFVRKMKHFKRKLAIGADHFNRDPKKGLEFLQGIQLLPEKLDPESVASFFRYTVGLDKNLIGDFLGNHDEFCVQVLHEFVKTFNFKDMNLDSALRVFLGTFKLPGESQKIQRVLEAFSERYYEQSPHILCNKDAALVLSYSLILLNTDQHNVQVKKKMTEEDFIRNNRLINGGKDLPREYLSELFHSICENEIQMIPDQGAGVPVMTSSRWINVVNKSKGSTPFIACDSRALLDHDMFTILSGPTIAALSVVFDQVEQEDVLEMCIDGFLAIAKLSAHYHFGDVLDDLVVSLCKFTNLSTPLSIEEAIVSFGDDSRARMATKTVFTIANSYGDCIHSGWTNILDCVLSLHKLNLLPARLASDTADETESSSDHERGKPATSSLRRLKTAPAAIPRKSSSLIGRFSQFLSFDIEEPTLYPTEEELAAQRHLREIVQECHVDNIFMESKFLQAESLLQLIEAIILAASRFSKGTGVMEDEDTAVFCLELLIVITLNNRDRILIIWQKVYKHISDIVQQKAVPCALVEKAVFGLLKICQRLLPYKENITDELLKSMQLILKLDARVADEYCEPITQEVMHLVKANATHIRSHLGWRTIISLLYITARHPEASEFGFEALAFIMSEGAHLLPSNYVLCVDAAREFAESRVAEVDRSISALDMMAGSVVCLVRWSYETKNAVEEEAAMKVSRDIGEMWLRLVQGLRAVCLDQREEVRNHAILMLQSSLGGVDGIQIPNAMWFQCFDHVIFTLMDDLLEIAQESSPKEYRKMEGTLVLATKLLSKAFLQSLQDLSQQPSFCKLWLGVLDRMERYMKVKFRGKRSEKIHELVPELLKNTLLVMKTTGILVPSDDLGGESFWQLTWLHVKNIVPSLQSEVFSEQELEQLQGKHLKKTGIPSTDGAVLVPSNETAA; encoded by the exons ATGGGGGATCTTATTACACAATCTCGAAAAAATGGATTTAATGGAGAACTTGTCAGTCCCTGTAAAGGTGCTTTCGCTTGTATGATTAATTCTGAAATTGGGGCTGTACTGGCTGTTATGAGGAGAAATGTTCGGTGGGGAGTCCGCTATGTTTCAGATGATGAACAGCTTGAGCACTCTCTTATCCGTTCCTTGAAAGAATTGCGGAAACAAATTTTTTCGTGGCAACATCAGTGGAAAAATGTTGACCCGGTTGTTTATCTCCTGCCATTTTTGGATGTAATTAAATCTGATGAAACTGGTGCGCCAATAACTGGTGTTGCCTTGTCTTCCATTTATAAGATCTTGACCCTTGATGTACTTGATTTGGATACTGTAAACGTGGAAGAAGCTATGCATCTTATTGTTGATGCAGTGACGAGTTGCCGATTTGAAGTAACTGATCCAGCGTCCGAAGAAGTGGTACTAATGAAGATACTTCAGGTTCTTTTAGCTTGCATGAAAAGTAAAGCAGCACCTAGGTTGAGTAATAAGCATGTATGCATGATAGCAAATACATGCTTTCGGATTGTTCATCAAGCAAGCTCCAAAGGTGAACTGTTGCAGCGGATAGCTCGGCATACAATGCATGAACTAATTAGGTGTATTTTCTCTCATCTTCCTAAGATTGGCAGCACTGAACATGAGATGTCTAACGGATGGTCGTTATCTGCTTCAGGAGTG CAGGTGGGTACACAGAACAGGAACCATGTGGTTGGAAGTacaatggtagaaaatggaaatgtGGGTATCATTTGTGATGGTCCATCCTCCCTTAGCAATGCTTCTAGTCCTCCAATGGTGAAGTCTGGTCCTGAAACTGAGTCAAGCAACTTTGGGGAAAGTGATGGTACAGAGGAGGATGCCCAACGTGCTGAAGTATTGATGTCAGCACCATTTGGGATACCATGCATGGTGGAGATATTTCAATTTTTGTGCTCTCTGTTAAATGTCATTGAAAATATAGGTATTGGCCCTAAATCGAATCCTGTAGCATATGATGAAGATGTTCCGCTCTTTGCCCTGGGTTTAATTAATTCAGCAATAGAATTGGGTGGGCCATCATTCGGTAAGCATCCCAAGTTATTGGCTATAATTCGGGACGACTTGTTTCGTAATCTGATGCAATTTGGCTTATCCATGAGCCCTCTTATTCTTTCTACCGTATGTAGCATCGTTCTCAACCTGTATTATCATTTGCGCTGGGAACTAAAAGTGCAGCTTGAAGCTTTCTTTACATATGTGCTTTTGAAGCTTGTTCAAAGCAAACATGGGTCTTCATACCAACAGCAGGAGGTTGCTATGGAAGCTTTGGTCGACCTTTGCAGGCAGCAGACCTTTGTGGCTGAGATGTATGCTAATTATGATTGTGACATATCCTGCAGTAATGTTTTTGAAGACATTGCCAACATGTTGTCAAAGAGCGCATTTCCCGTGAATGGACCTTTGTCTGCAATGCATATCCTTGCTCTGGATGGTTTGGTATCTACGGTAAAGGGTATGACTGAGAGAAACGGCTATGAATTGCCTATTCCGAATGAGTCATCGACAGATCATGAGGGATATGAAGCTTTCTGGACATCAAAATGTCAGAATTACAGTGACCCTAGTTCTTGGATTCCTTTTGTCCGTAAAATGAAGCACTTCAAGAGAAAGTTGGCAATTGGAGCTGACCATTTTAATCGAGATCCCAAGAAAGGTCTGGAATTTCTCCAAGGAATCCAGCTATTACCAGAGAAGCTTGACCCAGAAAGTGTAGCATCATTCTTTAGGTACACAGTTGGGTTAGATAAGAATCTTATCGGAGATTTTCTGGGAAaccatgatgaattttgtgttcaGGTGCTTCATGAATTTGTCAAGACCTTCAATTTTAAAGACATGAATCTGGATTCAGCGTTACGGGTTTTCTTGGGAACTTTCAAATTGCCCGGAGAATCACAGAAGATACAGAGAGTGTTAGAGGCTTTTTCTGAAAGATATTATGAGCAATCGCCACATATATTGTGTAACAAAGATGCTGCCCTTGTGTTGTCATATTCACTTATATTGCTCAATACAGATCAACACAATGTACAGGTTAAGAAAAAGATGACTGAAGAAGATTTTATCCGTAACAATCGACTCATCAATGGGGGGAAAGATCTTCCTCGAGAGTACTTGTCTGAGCTTTTCCACTCAATCTGTGAGAACGAAATTCAAATGATCCCAGACCAAGGTGCTGGTGTCCCAGTAATGACATCAAGCCGCTGGATTAATGTGGTGAACAAATCCAAAGGAAGCACCCCTTTTATTGCCTGCGATTCCAGAGCACTCCTTGACCATGATATGTTTACTATTCTTTCCGGTCCGACAATTGCAGCTTTGTCCGTGGTTTTCGATCAAGTGGAACAAGAAGATGTCTTAGAAATGTGCATTGATGGATTCTTGGCCATTGCCAAACTTTCAGCGCACTATCATTTTGGTGATGTATTGGATGATTTGGTTGTGTCTCTTTGTAAATTTACGAACCTCTCAACTCCATTGTCTATTGAAGAGGCCATTGTTTCCTTCGGAGATGATTCACGAGCTAGGATGGCAACCAAAACAGTTTTCACAATAGCAAATAGTTATGGTGATTGCATCCACAGTGGCTGGACGAACATATTGGATTGTGTCTTAAGCTTGCACAAGCTCAACCTCCTGCCTGCCCGTCTAGCTAGTGACACAGCTGATGAAACCGAGTCCTCGTCTGACCACGAGCGGGGTAAGCCTGCTACTAGTTCTTTACGAAGATTGAAGACAGCACCTGCGGCCATTCCCCGGAAATCTTCAAGCCTGATTGGTCGGTTCAGTCAATTCCTATCCTTTGATATTGAGGAGCCGACATTGTACCCAACCGAGGAAGAGCTCGCTGCTCAACGGCACCTTCGTGAGATAGTGCAGGAATGCCACGTCGATAATATATTCATGGAGAGCAAGTTTCTCCAAGCAGAGTCTTTATTGCAGCTCATCGAGGCCATTATCTTGGCTGCAAGTCGTTTCAGCAAGGGAACTGGGGTCATGGAAGATGAAGACACTGCTGTGTTCTGCCTGGAGTTGCTGATAGTTATCACACTAAATAACCGGGATAGAATTTTGATAATCTGGCAAAAGGTATACAAGCACATATCAGATATTGTCCAGCAGAAGGCAGTACCATGTGCGCTAGTTGAAAAAGCTGTGTTTGGGCTCCTTAAGATATGCCAGCGCTTGCTTCCTTACAAGGAAAATATAACCGACGAACTTCTAAAGTCCATGCAACTAATATTGAAACTTGATGCTCGGGTTGCTGATGAGTATTGTGAACCTATCACACAAGAAGTCATGCATCTCGTGAAAGCAAACGCCACTCACATCAGATCCCATTTGGGTTGGCGCACAATCATTTCCTTGCTATATATCACCGCTCGACATCCAGAAGCATCTGAGTTTGGATTTGAAGCACTAGCATTCATCATGTCTGAGGGGGCACACCTTTTGCCATCTAATTATGTTCTTTGTGTGGACGCAGCGAGGGAGTTTGCCGAGTCTCGGGTTGCAGAGGTTGATAGGTCGATTTCTGCCCTAGACATGATGGCGGGTTCAGTTGTTTGTCTTGTAAGATGGTCTTATGAAACCAAGAATGCTGTGGAGGAAGAGGCTGCTATGAAAGTGAGTCGGGATATTGGAGAGATGTGGCTGAGGTTGGTGCAAGGACTAAGGGCAGTCTGTTTGGACCAGAGGGAAGAGGTGCGGAACCATGCCATTTTAATGTTGCAGAGTTCTTTAGGAGGGGTAGATGGAATTCAGATTCCAAATGCTATGTGGTTCCAGTGTTTTGATCATGTGATTTTTACGTTAATGGATGATTTGCTAGAAATTGCACAGGAGAGCTCCCCAAAAGAATACCGGAAAATGGAGGGTACCCTTGTCTTAGCTACAAAATTACTGTCAAAAGCTTTCTTACAGTCACTGCAGGATTTGTCACAGCAACCATCCTTCTGCAAACTATGGCTTGGGGTTCTTGATCGTATGGAGAGATACATGAAAGTCAAGTTCCGAGGAAAACGTAGCGAAAAAATTCATGAATTAGTCCCTGAGCTTCTCAAGAACACACTGCTGGTGATGAAAACAACGGGTATTCTTGTGCCGAGTGATGATCTGGGTGGAGAGAGTTTTTGGCAACTGACATGGCTGCATGTGAAGAACATTGTCCCATCTTTGCAATCCGAAGTGTTCTCGGAACAAGAACTGGAGCAGTTACAAGGAAAACATCTAAAGAAAACTGGAATTCCTTCGACTGATGGGGCAGTGCTGGTTCCATCAAATGAAACAGCAGCTTGA